CAGAGCGTACACCACGTCCATGGCGGTGACGGTCTTCCTCTTGGCGTGCTCGGTGTACGTGACGGCGTCACGGATGACGTTCTCCAGGAACACCTTGAGCACACCGCGGGTCTCCTCGTAGATGAGGCCGGAGATCCGCTTGACTCCCCCGCGGCGAGCCAGACGGCGGATAGCGGGCTTGGTGATTCCCTGGATGTTATCGCGGAGAACTTTACGGTGCCGCTTGGCGCCTCCTTTACCGAGACCTTTGCCTCCTTTTCCTCTGCcgctcattttgttttcttcttctgtggaaaCACAAAGACGAATGTGAGCGCGAGCTGCGGAGCGTCGCTTTTTATGTGTGAGCTGCGGACCTATGAGGAGCCGagctcagcagctcctcctACAAGCCAGATTGAGAACGttctttttaaagcattaattGAACTTTGATGAACTGAAATTATTGGGTGAATCAAACTCCGCTCAACAGAGTCTGAAAGgaacaaacatcaaataaatgtagTTCTACTGGCTGTCATGTGAAGTTTGTGTTGATGCTTTTGTGCAGCTGAGGAACATGTGAGGGATTTCTGAAGCAACTTTCACTCCATGTAACTTGTCAATGATCAAcatgaaaagttcattttataaATGATGTGGCTGTTTAAACATTGTGACTTTCCTGATTCATGGTGACAGGAAGTGAGCGCTGTGTGAGCCTTTTGCTGGCTTTCCATCTATTCATTTGTGAACAGTGAAGTAATAAGCAGCGGCCAAAGACTCGTGTAGCATAAAGACACtagatgagaagaaaaagagtGAAAGTTGATGTCTTCCACATATACTGGTATCCAGCCAAATGAGGTGAATCCTTTCTGAGAAGTGGAAATCCCTTGACTGTTAAAGTAGTGTGCAACATGTGGCAGctacattaattaattaataagccATATAGgtataaatatgtgtaaaagTGTTGAAGTTGCGTGTATGAAGTAGAATGTGGGGTCAGTCAAAGTAAAGGACGAGCTCTTCAGCAGAATGTGTGTTGGCTCTTAAAAGAGCCTTTGGTGAGTAAAAAGCTGAAGCTGCTGTTTATTTCTTGGCCTTCTTCGCTGCGGCCTTCTTGGCTGCAGGTTTCTTTGCTGGACTTTTCTTGGCTGCGGCCTTGGGCTTCTTGACGGCGGCGGCCTTGGGTTTCTTGGCCGCGGCCTTCTTGGGGCTCTTGGCGGGCTTCTTGGCCGCTTTCTTGGCCGGAGCCTTCTTCGGGGACTTCttggctgctgctgccgccgctgctgcGGGTTTCTTGGCGGCGGGTTTCTTGGCCGCTGCGCTCTTCTTGGCGGCGGGCTTCTTGGCCTTGACGGGAGCCTTCTTC
The window above is part of the Xiphophorus couchianus chromosome 14, X_couchianus-1.0, whole genome shotgun sequence genome. Proteins encoded here:
- the LOC114157233 gene encoding histone H4 — encoded protein: MSGRGKGGKGLGKGGAKRHRKVLRDNIQGITKPAIRRLARRGGVKRISGLIYEETRGVLKVFLENVIRDAVTYTEHAKRKTVTAMDVVYALKRQGRTLYGFGG